A stretch of DNA from Anaerobacillus isosaccharinicus:
GAAATAATGAAAAATGGTAAGTTAACAAGAAAAAATAATCCCCCCCATGAAAGTGTAGATATGTATGTTAGCATTGTGGCGATACCGGCAGTTCCGCCGAAGGTCAACATACTTTCAGATAGTATTTTAACTCCAAAGGAGGTTAAGAATAAACCGATAAGAACAAAAGCCATTTTCTTTAGGATTTGCATTTTATCACCTATTAAAAGATTTAGTTATTTAATAGGTTAAAGTATTAAAAATAGCTAGTCAATAGAATAATTGCCAAAACAAAATAAAAGATTTTTCGTAATTTTATGTTATTTAGACAACGGCTAGAGATGGGTAAATCTTATTTAGATACTTGATCTGTAATGAATAGGGTAGGAAGGAAATGTAGAAAATGTAGTGATTGTCGTTTTAGGTATGGAGTAGTGAGTGAAGAGGTTTTAACCTATAATAAAATAAAAAAATGACTGCTAAAGATACCTAAAAGGAAAGTTATATTCCTTTTAGGTAAGTAAACATATCAGTCACTTTTTTGTTAGCAAAATGATGGTTTCGTTAAGGGGCATTTAGCTGCTTCGGCTTTTAATTCAGGAGCATAATAGCTTAATTTTTTTATGAAATAACATGTTTCTGGAAGATGGTGTTCTAAAAAGCGAAGCGTTGTCCTTGTAAACATTTCAGTACCTAAATAAAGGGCAATTACTTCTTCTACGAACTTATACATTTCTATTGTCGTTAGTCCGATTTGCCTAGAAAGTCGTTGTTGACGAGGAATTCCCGGGGGCGAAAAACGCAATAAAGAACGCATTTGCTTGTTTTGGACGATAAACCCTTGGAATCTGTTAATATACATTTCAGTTTGATTAGATAAAGCAAGTTCAATAGGATCAAGGACATTACGGAATAGCACTGCGTGCCCTAATTGGTCTTCTAACCATAAATCTAATAGGTCAACTAATGGAAGTGGTGGAAATTCTTGACCATTTACATAATAGCTTAGAATTCTAATATATTCTTGATTTTCTCCTAACGTCCCGTTTAAGTAGGTAGGTGACAGATTTAAGTTTACTTTATTTTGAACTCGTAAATTTTGCATTAGACCTTCGAATTGATAGTAACCAGTGACAATCGGCCATGCTTCCTTAGAGAATTCAAGTAGTTCATTCGCAGCCGAAGATAAGTTACGATTTATCCTCGATAACTTTTCTCGAAGCCTACCAAAGGCTTGAATGTACTGGTTTGCCGTTGCCACATATTCTTTTTCACTTGGTGATAAGTGATCACGAACAAAATATGCATGATCCTCTAGTACTTCTAACCAAAACGAATGTTCTTCCCACGGACTTATTATATTTGTTGTCTCAATCACGATAGATTACTCCCTTCAACAGCCACATTTCATAAACTTTTTAATGTATATGAATTTAAGCAGAAAAAAAGAAGTTAGATTGCTACTAAAACTAAGACACTGGAATAATTTAGCCTTTTTTTGCAAACTTTAACCACAAGAGACTAAAAATGGGGGACATTTTCAAAATGGATGAGAACAAGTGGCTAAATAAGAACAAGTTAGTTTCATCTACTGATTCTAATCAGAATGATGCCGAACAAACTACTAGCACTGACGAAAATGGAGAGCCTTCATTGGAGGTTATTTTACAGCTATTTGAGGATTGTCATGACTTAATTGAGAAAAATTACTGTGAAGATGAAGTCAAAATCTTATTTTTAAGTTCGATTATTGATGGCCAAAAATTAGAAAAGGACGTTTTAGAGCCGTTATCTTCATTAGAGGAATCGGAGGTTCTAAAGTGGCTTAAGAAAAAAGATATAACGGAAGCAAAAACATTAAAAGAAATTAAAGATGAGATCTTATCTGGGTGTGCAGCTATATTTTTTGAAAATAAAGCGTACTTTTATAATGTATTTGGAGCTGAAAAACGCGGCGTTGAAAAAAGTGAAACAGAGACGGTTATAATTGGTGCTCACGATGCGTTTGTCGAGGACATTAAAACAAATTTATCACTTATTAGAAGAAGGCTAAAAAGTTCTAATCTTAAAGTGATAAGACTTCGCGTAGGTGAAGTTTCGAAAACAGACGCCTATCTATTGTATATCGATGGTCTCGTTGATATGGAAATGGTCGCAGAAATGAAGAAGCGCATTATCGATGTAGAGATTGACTCAGTTTATGATACAAATATGTTGTCACAACTAATTGATGAATCACCAGATTCTTTATTTCCCCAATATTATAATACAGAACTCCCTGAAGTTGTTCGCTCTAAATTAGTTGCTGGGAAGATGGCTGTACTTGTAGATGGAAGTCCTGTTGCAATAAGTGCACCAACTAGTTTTTTTGAGTTTATTCAATCACCTGATGATTATAACCAAAGATGGTGGATTGGGACAAGTATACGACTTTTAAGGGCTATTGCAATTTTTATTACCGTTTTGTTTACAGCTGTTTATGTTGCCGTTATTAGCTTTCATTATGAGGTGTTGCCAGAGGACCTCTTACTTACATTAGCGGAATCAAGGGCGAGAGTTCCCTTTCCCCCTTTAATTGAAGCTCTATTAATGGAAGTAACCATTGAGCTACTACGTGAAGCAGGGGCAAGATTACCAACTAAAGTAGGGCAAACAATTGGGATTGTTGGTGGGATCGTTATTGGAACAGCGGCAGTTGATGCAGGACTTACTAGTAACGTTTTAATTATTGCTGTAGCAAGTTCCGCAATTGCATCCTTTGTATTACCAAGTTATAACATGAGTAATGCGATTAGGATCGTTCGTTTTGTCATTATTATCTTAGCAGGATTTTTAGGCGTTTATGGAATTATGATTGGACTTGCTTGGTTCATTATTCATGTTTCAAGTTTAACAAGCTTAAGAACCCCATACTTAATTCCGGTTTCCCCTTTTTATATGCAAGACTGGAAGGATATCCTTATTCGCGCTCCGTTTTGGAGCATGAAGAAAAGACCTGTGCAAACAAAAACAAAAAACCCTATCCACCAAAAAATGAAGCATTAAAGGATACGATTAATTATGACAGAGAAAATTCACTTTACTCAATTAGCAGTCATTGTCTATATGATCCAATCAGGGATTATCTTGTTTGGCTTGCCAAGGATTGTCGCTGAAGCTTTTGGAACAAACGCTTGGCTTGCAATTATTGGCTTATCAGGTATAGTGCTCATAAATCTATACTTGATCATTCTTGTTTATAAAAGAGGTAATGGGAAGTCAATGTTTGTCATCTTAGAAGATGGTTTACCGAAATTGATTTTATATCCACTATATGTCTATCTGATCGTTAGTTTTGGATTACTTGGAGTACTTGTAGCAAAAAATTATGCATTGCTCGTTCAGTTAACGATGTTCCCTGATATTAACCCAAATCTTTTATTAGCGTATTTTTTAATTGTTGCAATGTTTTTTGTAAGTAAAGGGATTTACAATATGGCAAAAATTACTGTCATTTGCTTTTTCTTTACAATTTGGACAATATTTTTATTAGTATTAGTTGTACCAGAGTTTAGTTTCGTGCGTCTTACACCGTTTATATTTCAAGATGCGCTTGACCCATTCGGTAGCGGTTTAGATGCTTATTCAGCATTCTTAGGTTTTGAACTAACTTTATTTTTAATCCCGTATATTCAACGGGACGGAACTTTCGGGAAAGCAATTGTGGTAGGCCATATATTTACGACGTTCATTTATACTGCGGTTTGTTTTATGGCTATGGGTTTTTTTAGTTTAGACCAATTACGAGCAACTTTGTATCCAACCCAAGAGATCCTCAAGTTTATGGAAACACCTGTAATCGAACGAATAGAAAATTTTGTCTTTGGCGTTTTTATGTTAAAAATAATCGTTACGACAGTTTTTTACCACTGGGCTGCACTTGAAATAACAAAACAACTATTTAAAAAAACAAAAAAAACAAAACTGCTCTTTTTTCTATTTTTTAGTACGTTTTCAATTGCTACAATCCCAACTATTCAAAGGGAAGTAAATGAGTGGTTTGCAATCGTTGTAAATCCTTACATTTTCTTTGTGTTTTGCTTTCCATTACTATTGCTATTGTTACTTTGGATCAAATCGAAGCAGGCTGGGAGGGAAAAAGACATTGCGTAAACTACTTTTTCTCTTGGGTACGTTGCTGTTTATAACTGGCTGTGCTCAAGAACGAATTGTCGAGGACTTGGGCTTTATCCATAGTGCAGCGTATGAATTAAATGAATCAGAAAACGCAGAAAAAGAAGGAAAACTAATTATGACAATTACTCTTCCACAAATAGCTCCTACTGCTGAAGACAAATTAACATTAACAACGACGGCAAATACAAGTAAAGAAGGTCGAACCCAACTATCAAGGCAAACAGAGCGTGTGTTAGTCTCAGGACAATTAAGAACAGCGTTATTTAGTGATAACCTAGCTAGAGTAGGTTTTCTTGATACCATTGATACATTGAAACGCGATCATTCGATTGGTTTAAATGTTAAAATCATTGTCGTTAATGGAAGCAGTAAAGAGCTTTTAATGGGTGAGTATCCTCAGCATCCAAGAATAGGTCGTTACATTTATGAAATGATCGAAAAAGAAGCGCAAACACATGTGACAGTTGATACGACATTGTATGAGTTTATTCGCGATTATCATGATGATGGGATTGACCCGATTGTACCACTCATAAAAAAGGGAAAAGAAGAATTAATTCTTAATGGAATTGGTCTTTTAAAAGGTGATCAGCTAGTCATGGAAGTTCATCCTAAAGATGGGCGTGTTTTTAAGATGCTCCATGGTGATTACTTAGGAGGAACAATTACGAAAGAAATCCACTTAAAAAATGAGCCGAAAGAAGATGATTATTTATACATTTCGTTTAATACGTTAGAGTCGAAACGGAAGGTAATGGTGAAGTCTCCTTCTGAAATTCAGGTTAATTTAGAAGTTAAAGGCGGGATCGACGAATACACCGGACATTTAGAGTTAACGGAAGATGAAGTGCAAAAAGAAATTGAAAAAGACCTGGCAAAATATATAAAAGAGATAGGGGAAAAACTGATTAAGGAAATGCAAGAGAAACAAACAGATAGCCTAGGGTTCGGTCAATATGTAAGAAATCAATCTAGTTATAACAGTTGGAAGAAAATGAACTGGAAAGAAGAGGTCTATCCAGATGCAAAGATTACATTTAATATAGATGTAAAATTAAAAGGGTTTGGAAGCGTGAAATGATTATTAAATTGGCTTGGAGCTACCTTAAGTAAAATTTTTACTTGAGGTTTTTTCATGTCGATTTATCATTTAACTTTCCTTATAGAAGTAATATGAGTATTTGCATCAGAAAAGGCAAATTTCGGTGAAAAGTTCTAGAGTTTTCCCATAACTAATCTGTAATGTCACATTACGACGAAATCGCACCAATGTTATCTGTGGCATTATAGGATGTATAGCTATACTAACGGACGGATTTTCTGGGTAGTTTTAACTTATAAAATGTGAAAAAAGCTGAATATTAAATAGATAAAGGAAGTTTATTCTCATGCCTAACGAAAAAGCAAAAATATTGATAATAGAGGATCAACATAATTCTTCGCTACAACAGATTTTATGTGCTGAAATGTATGAGCCGATTGTGGCCAATTCGGAAGAAAAAGCTTTAAAATATTTATTACAAAACGATTTTGCAGTCATCGTAATTGACGAATCCTTTTTCTCTAAGCGAGAAATGATTGAAACGGTTAAAAATCGTGAAGGTTGGAAGCATACTTCTGTTATCTTTATTACTTCGAAAAAAACTGAAAGTGAATGTGAAAATTTTGTTATTTCAAAAGGCACGATCGATTATGTTAGTAGACCTATAAACCCTTTTCTATTAAGGAGTAAAATAAACACGTTTGTAGAAATTTTTTTAAAACAGAATGAATTAGATAAGAAAAGGCTTTTTTGGGAACAGAAGTTAATGGAACTACAGGATTCTTACGATAATTTAGAAAAGTTAATAATAGATAAAACAGCAGAGAATATTAGATTAAAAGATGAAATCTTTCATTTAGATCGATTAAATAAAGTAGGTGAAATTGCAGCAGGTATTGCTCATGAAATTAGGAATCCAATGACAACGGTATTAGGTTTCTTACAATTATCAGTTGAAAACGAAACAAAGACGCCAAAGCATATCGTCCATTTAATGATTGATGAGTTAACAAGAGCAAATTCGATTATTTCTGAATACTTACATTTAGCTAAAAATAGAGCTTCACAGATAGAGAAAGTCGATTTAAATGAAGTGCTAAAAACGCTTCATCCTTTACTTCAAGCGGAAGCAATATTGACAAGAAAAACAATTGAACTTGATTTATGTGAAGATTGCTCAATTGATGTAGATGACAAGGAAATTAGACAGTTAATTCTAAATTTAACCCTAAATGGCCTAGAGTCAATGGAAGCCTCAGGTGTTTTAACAATCAAAACATCTGTTAAAAAAAATCAAATTGTTTTAGCTATTCAAGATCAAGGACATGGAATTGATATGGAGATATTAAACAAGGTAGGTACACCTTTTTTTACAACAAAGGAAAAGGGAACTGGTTTAGGTTTAGCGATTTGTTATCAAATTGTCTCAAGGTATGAAGCGAACATTGAGATTGAGAGCAATAAAAGCGGGACGACATTTTTCGTTCTTTTCCCGAAAAAATAGGAAAAACACTCTTTAAAAGCAGTGTTTTTTTGTCTATTGTAAAATCATATTTCCTACAATTACGGGCATATTAACAGGAAAATAGAGGAAGGTGGTAGGTCAATGGAAACTAAAGAAACTGTAACAGAAACAAGAAGTATTTTTAATAAGTTAAGTAATAAAACTCGTTCGATTTTTGAGGCCTTATCTGACATGGTCCATAAAGGCGTTACCGTAAAAGAAATTGCAGAAATGGTGAAACACCATGAAAGTACGCAAAAGACGAGTAAAACACTACTAGGAATAACGTACAACTTTTATAAATTAAAAATTCAAGACCTTATGTTCCAATTAGAGATAAAGCAAGGTGCCATTAAACAAATCTTATATTTTAAAGTGTACACTTCAGACCATACTGTTTTCACCTATCGTTCTTACGAGGATGGATTAATGCTAAACGATCAAATAAAAACAGATCATTTGCCTGAGATAGTGAAGGCAAGTAAGTAAATAAGTTAGTTTATTTGAGCAAAAAATGACTGACACAATTTTTGACAGACATTTTTAATACAAATGATTTAGTTTACATTTATTAGTCCAACCGGAACAATCACTGAGTTAAATGTCTTAATAGGTTAAAAAACTATCTCTTTTGCACATTTTTCGAAGATTGGGGACGAACATTAGTTAATAGCTTATACTGCTAAAACTCCTTTCACATAGTGTATTGTAAAGGAGGGATAGAGATGAGCAATAAACATTTTGACCGACGTGATCGTCGTAAAAAGCGTCGTCTAAAAGGAATTGACGGTGCTTTTAGTTGGCGCTGTTGCTTTGCTAGTAAAAGATATCAACTAGATTTCTCTAATGTAGATGATCCTTGTATACCGAAGAAGAAAAAGCATTTTCGACATTGTGTTTGTTAGACCTAGAGTAGAGGAGCACTTGCTTTTGCAAGTGCTCTATTTAGAGTGTAGTTAAAGGATCAGAATTGCTTGCTGTAATCAAAATGGCTAATAGAAAGCTATCTCATTGATATCATTTTGCTAGCAGATGAAAAAATTGGATTTTATTATAATTTTATTCCGATGTTAGTTACTATAATCATATTATGTTAACTGACAAACTTCCCCCTTTACAAACCAAACGTACATTCTCTATAATTTTATTATAGAGGATGGTGATCTATTTGCTAAAAAAATTATCGCTTCAAAAATTTATAGAGGAATTAAAAGTAGATGAGAATGTCGTGCACTGGCACGAGCTCAAAGGCCAAGAAGCGAAAACAAGTTTATTCTCTGCTAGTTTAGATCAACGAATTATTACCGCTCTGAAAACAAAGGGTATTAACGAGTTATATACACATCAAGCAACAGCGTATGAACTTGCTCGCCAAGGAAAAAGCTTTACCGCCATTACACCAACGGCATCAGGGAAGACGCTCTGCTATAACTTACCTGTTTTGCAGCAAATTTGTGAAGATCCAACAAGCCGTGCATTATATATTTTCCCTACAAAAGCTCTTGCTCAAGATCAGCGCAGTGAATTAAATGAAGTCATTAATGCCATTGGCGCTGATATTAAAGGATTTACATATGACGGCGATACCGCACCAAACATTCGCCAAGTCGTTCGAAAAGCTGGTCATATCGTCATTACAAACCCTGATATGCTGCACTCTGCAATTTTACCGCACCATACGAAGTGGGTCTCTTTATTTGAAAACTTAAAATATGTTGTTATTGACGAGCTCCACACGTATCGAGGTGTTTTTGGTAGCCATGTAGCCAACGTCATTCGGCGTTTAAAGCGGATCTGTGCGTATTATGGTAGTGATCCAATCTTTATCTGTACTTCAGCAACGATTGCTAACCCAAAAGAGCTTAGTGAGACATTAACTGGTAAAAAGATGACCGTGATTAACAATAACGGGGCTCCTCGAGGGAAAAAGCATTTTGTTTTTTACAATCCACCTATCGTTAATAAACCGTTACAAATTA
This window harbors:
- a CDS encoding DUF2935 domain-containing protein — its product is MIETTNIISPWEEHSFWLEVLEDHAYFVRDHLSPSEKEYVATANQYIQAFGRLREKLSRINRNLSSAANELLEFSKEAWPIVTGYYQFEGLMQNLRVQNKVNLNLSPTYLNGTLGENQEYIRILSYYVNGQEFPPLPLVDLLDLWLEDQLGHAVLFRNVLDPIELALSNQTEMYINRFQGFIVQNKQMRSLLRFSPPGIPRQQRLSRQIGLTTIEMYKFVEEVIALYLGTEMFTRTTLRFLEHHLPETCYFIKKLSYYAPELKAEAAKCPLTKPSFC
- a CDS encoding GerAB/ArcD/ProY family transporter, whose protein sequence is MTEKIHFTQLAVIVYMIQSGIILFGLPRIVAEAFGTNAWLAIIGLSGIVLINLYLIILVYKRGNGKSMFVILEDGLPKLILYPLYVYLIVSFGLLGVLVAKNYALLVQLTMFPDINPNLLLAYFLIVAMFFVSKGIYNMAKITVICFFFTIWTIFLLVLVVPEFSFVRLTPFIFQDALDPFGSGLDAYSAFLGFELTLFLIPYIQRDGTFGKAIVVGHIFTTFIYTAVCFMAMGFFSLDQLRATLYPTQEILKFMETPVIERIENFVFGVFMLKIIVTTVFYHWAALEITKQLFKKTKKTKLLFFLFFSTFSIATIPTIQREVNEWFAIVVNPYIFFVFCFPLLLLLLLWIKSKQAGREKDIA
- a CDS encoding Ger(x)C family spore germination protein codes for the protein MRKLLFLLGTLLFITGCAQERIVEDLGFIHSAAYELNESENAEKEGKLIMTITLPQIAPTAEDKLTLTTTANTSKEGRTQLSRQTERVLVSGQLRTALFSDNLARVGFLDTIDTLKRDHSIGLNVKIIVVNGSSKELLMGEYPQHPRIGRYIYEMIEKEAQTHVTVDTTLYEFIRDYHDDGIDPIVPLIKKGKEELILNGIGLLKGDQLVMEVHPKDGRVFKMLHGDYLGGTITKEIHLKNEPKEDDYLYISFNTLESKRKVMVKSPSEIQVNLEVKGGIDEYTGHLELTEDEVQKEIEKDLAKYIKEIGEKLIKEMQEKQTDSLGFGQYVRNQSSYNSWKKMNWKEEVYPDAKITFNIDVKLKGFGSVK
- a CDS encoding ATP-binding protein encodes the protein MPNEKAKILIIEDQHNSSLQQILCAEMYEPIVANSEEKALKYLLQNDFAVIVIDESFFSKREMIETVKNREGWKHTSVIFITSKKTESECENFVISKGTIDYVSRPINPFLLRSKINTFVEIFLKQNELDKKRLFWEQKLMELQDSYDNLEKLIIDKTAENIRLKDEIFHLDRLNKVGEIAAGIAHEIRNPMTTVLGFLQLSVENETKTPKHIVHLMIDELTRANSIISEYLHLAKNRASQIEKVDLNEVLKTLHPLLQAEAILTRKTIELDLCEDCSIDVDDKEIRQLILNLTLNGLESMEASGVLTIKTSVKKNQIVLAIQDQGHGIDMEILNKVGTPFFTTKEKGTGLGLAICYQIVSRYEANIEIESNKSGTTFFVLFPKK
- a CDS encoding spore germination protein — protein: MDENKWLNKNKLVSSTDSNQNDAEQTTSTDENGEPSLEVILQLFEDCHDLIEKNYCEDEVKILFLSSIIDGQKLEKDVLEPLSSLEESEVLKWLKKKDITEAKTLKEIKDEILSGCAAIFFENKAYFYNVFGAEKRGVEKSETETVIIGAHDAFVEDIKTNLSLIRRRLKSSNLKVIRLRVGEVSKTDAYLLYIDGLVDMEMVAEMKKRIIDVEIDSVYDTNMLSQLIDESPDSLFPQYYNTELPEVVRSKLVAGKMAVLVDGSPVAISAPTSFFEFIQSPDDYNQRWWIGTSIRLLRAIAIFITVLFTAVYVAVISFHYEVLPEDLLLTLAESRARVPFPPLIEALLMEVTIELLREAGARLPTKVGQTIGIVGGIVIGTAAVDAGLTSNVLIIAVASSAIASFVLPSYNMSNAIRIVRFVIIILAGFLGVYGIMIGLAWFIIHVSSLTSLRTPYLIPVSPFYMQDWKDILIRAPFWSMKKRPVQTKTKNPIHQKMKH